Within the Borreliella valaisiana VS116 genome, the region GATGTATCATCTTCTTTTTTGAAACCGAAGGACCTGCTAAAGCAAACACCATAACCATTGCGGATAAATACAAAAAAGAATAAGTAAAAAAATACATCAAATTTAACTTATAATCCTTAAGCTTTAAAGAGTTAAAATTACCATAAAGCGATATTGGAAACTTTATCTTACCTCCTCTATTTCTAAAAAAATGATTAAAATAAATTATTAAAGGAAAAATTACCAATAAAAACAAATACAAAGGCTCATTAAATGTTAACATTAGCACCTCTATTAAATTCTTCAAAATTCGATGCTGCGGTTTTTAAATCCTCTAAAACAAACGGTAAACTATCAAATACCAAATCAACACCACTAAATTTACTAAAATCAGAAAGCCTTAACGTATTAATAAAAGTTGAACGAATCTCGTAAGGAACCTTAAGATCTTGCAAAATTACAGAGATTTCTGTTGTAGTAATCGCATTAAAGTCGAAACCTGTTTTTTTAGATAAATAAACCCTTAAAGAAGAATTTATTAAATTATAAAATGCACTTTGATCTCCACCTTCTTTAGCATATTTAGATAAAATAACAAACTGTCTTTGCAATACTTTATAAGGCTTTTTAAGTCCATGTTTAATTATCAAGTAAATTAAAAGTCGATTTAAAAGCTTTAAAAGCTTAATAATTAAATAAGGAATCAAAAACAAAATAAGAATAAATAAAAACAAATAAGTACTTGTTCCAGGAATAAATAAAACGCCTTCTATATTTTTAATTTTAAAATCAGAATTATTAGATACTAGCTTATCTGTATTTATTTTTATATTATCTAGAACAACTTTATTTTTTTTACCGTTACCAATTACATCCCCAATATAAATAGGAGGAAGAGAACTACTTCCAATATAAAAAGAAACAAAATTAACTATTATTTCATTTGTTACATTATTAAAGCTAATCGAATTTACTTCAACAAATTCATCTTTAATCTCTTTAAAATCTACAGGAAAAAATTCCTCACCATCATTTAAAATTAATGAAACTTTAAAATCAACAGAATCACCAACATAATAACGAGTTGGCATAAATATTTCATTCTTTATTTCATAAGAATGTAAAAATAAGGTTAAAAAAAGAAAAAGATTTGAAATAATTCTCTTCAAGATCTATGATCCCTTTTTAAGAAGAATTTTAAGTTTTTTGAAAACATCTTCTTTAGTATCAATCTCAATAAAACTAATATTTTTTTTAATACACTCTTTTTTCCATTTTATTTTATCAAGCGTCCAATAGTTTTTATAACCACTTAATGTTAATTTGCTAAAACCTGAAACTAAAAAATTTTCTCCAGTTTCAACATCTTCGCAAATCAAAGTTCCAATTTTAGGAAAATTTTCATCAAAAAAATCTGTAATTCTTATAGCAACAACATTATGTCTTTTACTTAAAACATTTAAAGATTTAAAATAAGCATTCGCCTTAAAATCAGAAATAATTATAACCAAAGATCTTTTTTTATAATATTCTGCCGTATTTTTAAAAATATAAGCTAAGCTGCTACCCGGCTTAAGATTTCTATTGATCGTTTCACTTAATATCAATCCTAAGTGTGAATGACCTTTGCTAGAGGGTATAAATTTGTCTGTTCCACTTGAAAAAAAAGTAACACCTATTTTATCATTATTAAAGAATGCCATATGTGCAAAAATAGAAACCAACAAATCCTGAACATCTTTTTTATTTACCTTACCTCCCAAGCTCATGGAAAGTGAATTATCGACAAGAAGATGAAGATTCATCCCTCTATCTTCTTTAAAAACCTTTGAAAAAATACTATCAGCTTTTGAACTCACATTCCAATCAATAAATCTAGCATCATCAGAATCCTCATAAGGTCTAAATTCGTGAAATTCAAGACCAAGTCCTTTAAAAATTGAACGATAACCACCAAAATTAAGCTCTGAAAGCATTTTCCTTGAAAAAAACTTTAAAGCTTTTATTTTGGTTTTAGTGTTACTACTTATCTCGTTATCTTGCATCATTTAAAAATTATTTCCTAAGGAAGCGCTACAGCAGAAAGAAGCATTCTAATAATATCATCAATACTCATTTCCTCTACCTCTGCCTCGTAAGATGGTGTAATTCTGTGCCTTAACACACTGTAAGCTACAGCTTTAACATCTTCTGGTAGAACAAATATTCGCCCCTCATAAAGAGCATTAACACGAGCACACTTTAATAAACTAAGAGAAGCCCTGGGAGATGCGCCAAATTCAATATATTTGGCAAACGGATAAGTTTTCTTATCTCTCTCACGAGATGCAGAGATTAAAGTAACAATATAAAGCATTATTTTGTCATCAACTTTTACTCTGCCAACCGTTCTTTTAATATCAGCCAACGAATAAGCATTCATAACCTTTGCAACTTTAATATTTTCAAGACGCCCATCCACCGAAAATATTTTCAAAAGTCTTACTTCATCCTGCACTGATGGATAATTAACATTAACTTTTAATAAAAATCTATCGAGTTGAGATTCTGGCAAATTATAAGTCCCCTCTTGCTCTATTGGATTTTGAGTAGCAAGAACAAAAAACGGATCTGGAAGTCTATGGGTTTCATCTCCAAGAGTTACTTGTCTTTCTCCCATAGCCTCAAGAAGAGCAGACTGAACTTTTGCAGGAGCTCTATTGATTTCATCTGCTAAAATAACATTTGAAAATACTGGACCTTTTCTAACCTTAAAAGTTCCTGTAGCACTTTTATAAACCATATTACCCGTAAGATCAGAAGGTAAAAGATCTGGGGTAAACTGTATACGCTTAAACTCAAGGTCAAGAACATCAGATACGGTTTGAATTGCAAGAGTCTTAGCAAGACCTGGAACCCCTTCAAGCAAAACATGCCCCTCTGTTAAAAGCCCCATTAAAATAGCATCTATCATTTCTTTTTGACCAAGAACCCTGCTTGAAACCTCTCTTCTAAATTTATTTATCAAATGTAATGCATTCTCTACTTCTGAATCTATCTGAAAACTACTCTTCATAATACTCCTAGTCAAAATCACTCTAAAATATAAATTAAACCTAAAAGTTACTAATATTATTTGTAAAGCAAAACCAAATTTCTGTCTACGCTTAATTTTGGATTTAAAGACTTTACTTCTATTTTGCTAAACAAATCTTTAATTTGACCAACTTCAAGGTTAATTCTATCAAATTTGCCCTTATATGCCATAATTAAGCCTTTATCCTTTAAAAGATTCTTTAAAATTAAAGCATATTCATTCATACTTCTAAAAGCCCGAATTGTAATAAATTCATGCTTCTTTTTTTCTCTTTCAATCTCATATTCTAAAATTTTTACATTTTCTAAATCAAGTTCTAATTTTATCATTTTCAAAAAAGTAGACTTTTTTTTACTTCTTTCTAAAAGATAATATTTTCTAGAAGTGTCAAAAATAGCCAAAACAATACCTGGAAATCCAGCACCACTTCCAACATCAAGAACTTCAGAAGGATTAATCTCTTTAATAGTAGACAATCCTAAAAGAGAATCTATAACGTGTAGATTAAGAATAGCATTGAAATTACTATTGCTATTTGAAATTAAATTAAATCTGGTATTTAAAAGTAAAATTCTTTTTATATATAAATTTATTTTCTGAAGATCTTTGTAAACAAACTGAAAATTATACTCCGACAAAGCAAATTCAATATCACTTATCATACAGAAAAATTTAGAACTACCTTATTTTTAGGATTTGAAAAATATATAAACAAAACAGTAATATCAGTACTTCTTATTCCAGGAATCCGACTTGCTTGAGCAAGAGTAGCTGGTTGCACCTTGGAAAATTTCTCTCTAGCTTCTTTTGAAAGGCCTTCAATGACCTCATAATTAAAATCAAATGGAAGCTTGACAAGTTCTAGATTATGAAGTTTTTTAATCAAATCTTTTTGTCTATTAATATAACCTTCATATTTAACATCAAATTCAACTTGCTCTAAAATTACTTTTGAATCATTTAAACTTGGATCAATCTTTATCAGATTATCTAAACTAACAGAAGGATCTTTTAAGATATGATAAAAATCTTTACTAACATGTTTTTTTAATTGTTCATTGGAAACATCTTTTAAACTAAGACGCCTTTGCTTTAAAAGTTCCTTTATCTCTTCAACTCTACTTTTCTTAAAAAGATATCTTGAATATCTATCCTCATCAACAAGCCCGAGATCATACCCAATCTTAATCAAACGCTTATCACTAGTATCGTGCCTTAAATTAAGTCTGTGCTCAGCCCTAGAAGTAAACATTCTGTAAGGTTCTTTAGTGCCTTTGGTAACAAGATCGTCAATAAGAACTCCAATGTAAGAACTAGTTCTTGTTAAAATCATTGGCTTTTTATTTTGAAGTCTAAGAGCGGCATTAATTCCAGCCATTAACCCTTGAGCTGCTGCTTCTTCATATCCTGAAGAGCCATTGGTCTGACCCGCTATAAAAAGCCCTTTAACTCTTTTGCTCTCAAGATTTGGATAAAGTTCAATTGGATTTATATAATCATACTCAACAGCATAACCAGGCCTTGTAATAACAGCATTCTCAAGTCCTTCAATACTGTTGATCAATTTTTGCTGAATATTTTCAGGCAAAGATGAGCTAAGGCCATTAAGATACATTTCTTCCGTATTAAATCCTTCAGGTTCAATAAAAATTTGATGTCTATCTTTATCTTTAAACTTTATTATCTTATCCTCAATAGAAGGACAATATCTTGGACCATTACCAACAATCTCACCAGAATAAAGGGGCGACAAGTGCATATTTTCACTGATTATTTCGTGAGTTCTTTTATTCGTATAGGTCACATAACATGAAAGTTGAGATTTATCTAACTTGTCATTTGAAAAAGAGAAGGGAATAATATCTGAATCTCCAAATTGAACCTCAGTCTTTGAAAAGTTCACACTTTTTTTATGAATTCTTGCTGGAGTACCCGTTTTAAGCCTACCCATTTCAAATCCAAGACCACGCAAAGTTTTATCAAGTCCATAAGCAGAAAATTCAGCAAGTCTACCCATATTAGCTCTATACTCACCAATAAATATTTTACCTCTAAGAAACGTTCCTGTTGTAAGCACTACAACGCTTGCTCTAAACTTATTGCCCCGCTCTGTAACAACACCTTCAATTTCATTTCTCATAGAATTAAGAAGAAAATCAACAACCGTATCTTGAAAAAGATCAAGATTGTCTTGACGCTCCAAAGTTTCTTTGGCCTTGGTTTGGTACATTAATTTATCAGCTTGGGCACGTGGAGCTTGAACTGCAGGACCACGGCTTTTGTTTAAAACTCTAAATTGAATCATACTAAAGTCAATAATACGACCCATTTCACCGCCAAGAGCATCAATTTCTCTAACCATATTACCCTTAGCAAGTCCACCAATAGCAGGATTGCAAGAAAGCTTACCAATTGTATCTAAATTTTGAGTAATCATTAAGGTTTTAAAATTCAACCTTGAAAGAGCAAGAGCAGCTTCAATCCCTGCATGCCCTCCTCCAATAACAATTGCTTCAAAATCCATATTTATTTCCCCAAACAAAAATTCTTAAACATATTGTTAAGAACATCTTCACTACTAACTTCTCCTGTTATTTCCCCTAAACAGTTAATAATTTCATAGGCATCAAATGCTAACATATCATAACTTACTTGGCGATCAATTTTACTCAATAAATCTAAAATCAAAGCATAAGCCTTCTCTAAAAGTTGAATCTGGCGTCTTGATGATATTATTATATCATCAAGACCAATCTCTACTCTCTCATAAGAGATTAACGCCCTTATTTTGTCATAAAGAATATCTATTCCTTCTAAATTTTTAGTACTAATCATTATCAAATTTGAAGAATTTAAAACACTAGAGCGAACAAATTCCTCAGTAGATTTATTTATTTTTAAATCTATTTTATT harbors:
- a CDS encoding DUF58 domain-containing protein, translating into MMQDNEISSNTKTKIKALKFFSRKMLSELNFGGYRSIFKGLGLEFHEFRPYEDSDDARFIDWNVSSKADSIFSKVFKEDRGMNLHLLVDNSLSMSLGGKVNKKDVQDLLVSIFAHMAFFNNDKIGVTFFSSGTDKFIPSSKGHSHLGLILSETINRNLKPGSSLAYIFKNTAEYYKKRSLVIIISDFKANAYFKSLNVLSKRHNVVAIRITDFFDENFPKIGTLICEDVETGENFLVSGFSKLTLSGYKNYWTLDKIKWKKECIKKNISFIEIDTKEDVFKKLKILLKKGS
- the mnmG gene encoding tRNA uridine-5-carboxymethylaminomethyl(34) synthesis enzyme MnmG, which gives rise to MDFEAIVIGGGHAGIEAALALSRLNFKTLMITQNLDTIGKLSCNPAIGGLAKGNMVREIDALGGEMGRIIDFSMIQFRVLNKSRGPAVQAPRAQADKLMYQTKAKETLERQDNLDLFQDTVVDFLLNSMRNEIEGVVTERGNKFRASVVVLTTGTFLRGKIFIGEYRANMGRLAEFSAYGLDKTLRGLGFEMGRLKTGTPARIHKKSVNFSKTEVQFGDSDIIPFSFSNDKLDKSQLSCYVTYTNKRTHEIISENMHLSPLYSGEIVGNGPRYCPSIEDKIIKFKDKDRHQIFIEPEGFNTEEMYLNGLSSSLPENIQQKLINSIEGLENAVITRPGYAVEYDYINPIELYPNLESKRVKGLFIAGQTNGSSGYEEAAAQGLMAGINAALRLQNKKPMILTRTSSYIGVLIDDLVTKGTKEPYRMFTSRAEHRLNLRHDTSDKRLIKIGYDLGLVDEDRYSRYLFKKSRVEEIKELLKQRRLSLKDVSNEQLKKHVSKDFYHILKDPSVSLDNLIKIDPSLNDSKVILEQVEFDVKYEGYINRQKDLIKKLHNLELVKLPFDFNYEVIEGLSKEAREKFSKVQPATLAQASRIPGIRSTDITVLFIYFSNPKNKVVLNFSV
- the rsmG gene encoding 16S rRNA (guanine(527)-N(7))-methyltransferase RsmG, translating into MISDIEFALSEYNFQFVYKDLQKINLYIKRILLLNTRFNLISNSNSNFNAILNLHVIDSLLGLSTIKEINPSEVLDVGSGAGFPGIVLAIFDTSRKYYLLERSKKKSTFLKMIKLELDLENVKILEYEIEREKKKHEFITIRAFRSMNEYALILKNLLKDKGLIMAYKGKFDRINLEVGQIKDLFSKIEVKSLNPKLSVDRNLVLLYK
- a CDS encoding AAA family ATPase — encoded protein: MKSSFQIDSEVENALHLINKFRREVSSRVLGQKEMIDAILMGLLTEGHVLLEGVPGLAKTLAIQTVSDVLDLEFKRIQFTPDLLPSDLTGNMVYKSATGTFKVRKGPVFSNVILADEINRAPAKVQSALLEAMGERQVTLGDETHRLPDPFFVLATQNPIEQEGTYNLPESQLDRFLLKVNVNYPSVQDEVRLLKIFSVDGRLENIKVAKVMNAYSLADIKRTVGRVKVDDKIMLYIVTLISASRERDKKTYPFAKYIEFGASPRASLSLLKCARVNALYEGRIFVLPEDVKAVAYSVLRHRITPSYEAEVEEMSIDDIIRMLLSAVALP